From one Dama dama isolate Ldn47 chromosome 4, ASM3311817v1, whole genome shotgun sequence genomic stretch:
- the CCDC97 gene encoding coiled-coil domain-containing protein 97 isoform X1, which translates to MEAVTTATAAREPGEGRTEPSPGHWGELSWTPVPSRPQDKAEVAEGTPRALDADTPEVEDPAVSAMLRAVAASRLPVCSQQQGEPDLTEREKVAILGQLYHEKPLVFLERFRTGLREEHLGCFGHLRGDHRADFYCAEVARQGTTRPRTLRTRLRNRRYAALRELIQGGEYFSDEQMRFRAPLMYEQYIGQYLTQEELSARTPAHRPPTPGPPGTPTCPLSDLLLQSYQERELQQRLLQQQEEEEACLEEDDEEEDEDEEDQRPGKDSEAWVPDSEERLILREEFTSRMHQRFLDGKDGDFDYSTVDDNPDFDNLDIVARDEEERYFDEEEPEDAPSPELDGD; encoded by the exons ATGGAGGCCGTAACGACCGCGACTGCGGCGAGGGAACCTGGTGAAG gcCGCACTGAGCCCAGTCCTGGGCACTGGGGGGAGCTGAGCTGGACGCCGGTCCCATCCAGACCCCAGGACAAGGCGGAAGTAGCAGAGGGAACGCCCAGGGCCCTAGACGCCGACACCCCTGAGGTGGAGGACCCGGCGGTGAGTGCCATGCTTCGCGCAGTGGCTGCCAGCCGCCTGCCTGTGTGCAGCCAGCAGCAGGGCGAACCCGACCTGACGGAGCGGGAGAAGGTGGCCATCCTGGGCCAGCTGTACCACGAGAAGCCGCTGGTGTTCCTGGAGCGCTTCCGCACAGGCCTCCGGGAGGAGCATCTGGGCTGCTTTGGACACTTGCGCGGTGACCACCGCGCAGACTTCTACTGTGCTGAGGTGGCCCGGCAAGGCACCACCCGCCCCCGCACGCTGCGCACCCGCCTGCGTAACCGCCGCTACGCTGCCCTGCGTGAGCTCATCCAAG GGGGCGAATACTTCAGCGACGAGCAGATGCGCTTCCGGGCCCCACTGATGTACGAGCAGTACATCGGGCAGTACCTGACCCAGGAGGAGCTCAGCGCCCGCACCCCAGCCCACCGGCCGCCCACGCCTGGCCCCCCCGGCACGCCCACCTGCCCACTCTCCGACCTGCTGCTCCAGTCCTACCAGGAGCGGGAGCTGCAGCAGCGGCTGCTccagcagcaggaggaggaggaggcctgcctggaggaggacgacgaggaggaggatgaggatgAGGAAG ACCAGAGACCTGGCAAAGACTCAGAGGCCTGGGTCCCCGACTCGGAGGAGAGGCTGATCCTGCGGGAAGAGTTCACCAGCCGCATGCACCAGCGCTTCCTGGATGGCAAGGACGGGGACTTTGACTACAG CACCGTGGATGACAACCCCGACTTCGACAACCTGGACATCGTGGCCCGGGACGAGGAGGAGAGGTACTTCGACGAGGAGGAGCCCGAGGACGCGCCCAGTCCAGAGCTGGACGGGGACTGA
- the CCDC97 gene encoding coiled-coil domain-containing protein 97 isoform X2, with translation MEAVTTATAAREPGEGRTEPSPGHWGELSWTPVPSRPQDKAEVAEGTPRALDADTPEVEDPAVSAMLRAVAASRLPVCSQQQGEPDLTEREKVAILGQLYHEKPLVFLERFRTGLREEHLGCFGHLRGDHRADFYCAEVARQGTTRPRTLRTRLRNRRYAALRELIQGGEYFSDEQMRFRAPLMYEQYIGQYLTQEELSARTPAHRPPTPGPPGTPTCPLSDLLLQSYQERELQQRLLQQQEEEEACLEEDDEEEDEDEEDQRPGKDSEAWVPDSEERLILREEFTSRMHQRFLDGKDGDFDYRPPKHSRPGR, from the exons ATGGAGGCCGTAACGACCGCGACTGCGGCGAGGGAACCTGGTGAAG gcCGCACTGAGCCCAGTCCTGGGCACTGGGGGGAGCTGAGCTGGACGCCGGTCCCATCCAGACCCCAGGACAAGGCGGAAGTAGCAGAGGGAACGCCCAGGGCCCTAGACGCCGACACCCCTGAGGTGGAGGACCCGGCGGTGAGTGCCATGCTTCGCGCAGTGGCTGCCAGCCGCCTGCCTGTGTGCAGCCAGCAGCAGGGCGAACCCGACCTGACGGAGCGGGAGAAGGTGGCCATCCTGGGCCAGCTGTACCACGAGAAGCCGCTGGTGTTCCTGGAGCGCTTCCGCACAGGCCTCCGGGAGGAGCATCTGGGCTGCTTTGGACACTTGCGCGGTGACCACCGCGCAGACTTCTACTGTGCTGAGGTGGCCCGGCAAGGCACCACCCGCCCCCGCACGCTGCGCACCCGCCTGCGTAACCGCCGCTACGCTGCCCTGCGTGAGCTCATCCAAG GGGGCGAATACTTCAGCGACGAGCAGATGCGCTTCCGGGCCCCACTGATGTACGAGCAGTACATCGGGCAGTACCTGACCCAGGAGGAGCTCAGCGCCCGCACCCCAGCCCACCGGCCGCCCACGCCTGGCCCCCCCGGCACGCCCACCTGCCCACTCTCCGACCTGCTGCTCCAGTCCTACCAGGAGCGGGAGCTGCAGCAGCGGCTGCTccagcagcaggaggaggaggaggcctgcctggaggaggacgacgaggaggaggatgaggatgAGGAAG ACCAGAGACCTGGCAAAGACTCAGAGGCCTGGGTCCCCGACTCGGAGGAGAGGCTGATCCTGCGGGAAGAGTTCACCAGCCGCATGCACCAGCGCTTCCTGGATGGCAAGGACGGGGACTTTGACTACAG ACCACCGAAACATTCCCGTCCAGGTAGATGA